aaaaaataaggaaatcTTTAGTTGAAAATGGTCCAAATAGAAATGATGTCGTTATGATATAAACAactatttgttatgaaaaacTATACATAatatgttattaaatttaagttttagtttgttatctttgtttttttattctgtatacaaataattcattcccaaatatgatttagttaccatTTGACCTAGTTCACTAGCTTAGTTATCATAATCGAAACGAAAGGTCAATCTTCGAAAAACTTATAAAATTTTTGGGAGTTTAGAAGTGtggtaaaaatattattatgaaatgttttaaatatattgtttttttgaAGGCTTATATGTGGTTTGAAAAATAGTTGGATcacttgaaattattttttaaagatcTTATTTAGTATTTCTAAAAACTGCAATAAAGAGATCTAAAATTATGTccgaaaatatttgtttatattaaatataaatacatttttattcaGGAGACTGgcattacatatataatatcaGCCTTAAACTTTCACAAAAGAGCTTAGTTCCCTGAAATGCTTCCAAGGCATGTCCCATACCACAGCCTCGTAATTTCCTGGCGCGTTGCCGGCAGCCGCATCATTTGCGATGATGACCAATCTGTAATTCGTACCCTCGACTACTTGGGTTTCACCCTTTACAACCTTTACAAACTCCAACTGCACGTTAGCCTTCTTGTTGTGCTCCGACACCGCGAATCTAGCGATTTCCAACACATCGTTCAAGTTCGGAATCGGCCGCCAGTTGCCAACGATGGCACTAGCCGAAATGGCCAAGGCTTGGTAATGAAATGAAGCCACCAATATCAAGAGGATCGCTGAGAGAAGAGGgcaagatttgagttgcatatTTTCTTTTGCTGTGAAGAATTCGGTGTTAGTGTCTTTCTTATTTGTGTGGAAATAGGCGGTGATGGTGTGTAATTTATATAGCACTGCAACTACTTTGCAATTGTGTCATTTGACATATTTGCCCTCTACTCAGATGTATgtaatatatatactttaagaTTACAATAATATTGTCATTATGTGTACACTTTTTGggaactattttttttatacaagtgagtcaaaaattatttattataatattagcATATCGATACACTTAGTGTGttaaataatagataaaatttaaatttatataatttaactcaaaatttattttttataatataaaatgaatTGAAAAAACTATTACTGAAAAAAGTatatattagaaataaataaaatacaattacaAATGTTAGATTANNNNNNNNNNNNNNNNNNNNNNNNNNNNNNNNNNNNNNNNNNNNNNNNNNNNNNNNNNNNNNNNNNNNNNNNNNNNNNNNNNNNNNNNNNNNNNNNNNNNTGGTAGATTGTGTTAAATAACTATTAATCTTTACTACTCCAAAATTGAGGATGCAATTT
This genomic interval from Primulina huaijiensis isolate GDHJ02 chromosome 14, ASM1229523v2, whole genome shotgun sequence contains the following:
- the LOC140958070 gene encoding cysteine proteinase inhibitor 1-like; this encodes MQLKSCPLLSAILLILVASFHYQALAISASAIVGNWRPIPNLNDVLEIARFAVSEHNKKANVQLEFVKVVKGETQVVEGTNYRLVIIANDAAAGNAPGNYEAVVWDMPWKHFRELSSFVKV